Proteins from one Kazachstania africana CBS 2517 chromosome 1, complete genome genomic window:
- the CAP2 gene encoding F-actin-capping protein subunit beta (similar to Saccharomyces cerevisiae CAP2 (YIL034C); ancestral locus Anc_7.208), which yields MSSEGDKYDAALDLLRRLNPVKINSNLQNVINLEPTLAEDLLSSIDVPLKISNDPGFSNREYLCCDYNRDLDSFRSPWSNEYFPKLSDDVLMDSPFPSESLRQLEILCNDSFDVYRDLYYEGGVSSVYLWDLEDDENAEDFAGVVLFKKSNKSKNHWDSVHVVEVVSTNGNTFQYKVTTTIILQLEKDDSESQKLLRLSGNLTRQTEKTLSVDANSLEQTHIAHVTNLGVLIEDVESQMRNLLETVYFEKTRDIFHQVRNGATIEDQLNQTAHAEVIKGLQNL from the coding sequence ATGAGTTCCGAGGGAGATAAATATGATGCTGCATTGGATTTATTACGTCGATTAAATCCTGTGAAGATAAACTCGAATCTTCAAAACGTAATTAATTTAGAACCAACTTTGGCTGAAgatttattatcatcaattgaCGTTCCTTTAAAGATCTCTAACGACCCAGGTTTCTCTAATCGTGAGTATCTTTGCTGTGACTACAACAGAGATTTGGACTCATTCAGATCGCCTTGGtcaaatgaatattttcctAAATTAAGTGACGACGTTTTGATGGATAGTCCATTCCCATCGGAATCCCTAAGACAATTGGAAATTCTATGCAATGACTCATTTGATGTCTATAGAGACCTATATTACGAAGGTGGTGTGTCCAGTGTCTACCTTTGGGatttagaagatgatgaaaacgCTGAAGATTTTGCAGGTGTCGTgcttttcaagaaaagtaaCAAGAGTAAAAACCATTGGGATAGTGTGCATGTCGTAGAAGTAGTCAGCACAAATGGTAACACTTTCCAATATAAAGTGACTACAACAATCATTCTtcaattagaaaaagatGATAGTGAATCACAGAAATTGCTACGATTGTCAGGAAATTTAACAAGACAAACTGAAAAGACCTTGTCTGTGGATGCTAACTCTTTAGAACAAACGCATATTGCCCACGTCACCAACTTGGGTGTTCTAATTGAAGATGTCGAATCTCAAATGAGAAATCTCTTGGAAACAGTCTATTTCGAGAAGACAAGGGACATTTTCCACCAAGTCAGAAATGGTGCCACCATTGAAGACCAACTTAACCAAACCGCACATGCTGAAGTCATCAAGGGTCTACAAAACTTGTAA
- the BCY1 gene encoding cAMP-dependent protein kinase regulatory subunit BCY1 (similar to Saccharomyces cerevisiae BCY1 (YIL033C); ancestral locus Anc_7.206): MAITSDQKNEIDLFHKQVEIENPSDIIQFGANYFNRRLELQRGFIKKQENFALSKGISLFPNDMAQDPMSTTHRSSSAVNFKSPFVDQDPHSIHSGPHSNNSSSEPFKSNFNVTTESKKRINSPMDPSQSNDDPSAGSNFKRSSPHPSNLSPIPVHFNAERRTSVSGETLQPGNFDDWTPEHYKEKSEEQLKRLEKSIGKNFLFNKLDHDNKRLVINCLEEKHVPKETVIIKQGDQGDYFYIVEDGNVEFIVNDAKVSSSGSGSSFGELALMYNSPRAATVIATSDCILWALDRLTFRKILLGSSFKKRVLYDDLLKSIPVLKSLTTYERAKLADALDTKYYEPDQVIIKEGDVGENFYLIEYGECQVTREDKGLLTTLHKGDYFGEVALLNDLPRQATVTASKKTKVATLGKSGFQRLLGPAVEVLKLNDPTRSSRE; this comes from the coding sequence ATGGCTATTACTTCTGACCAgaagaatgaaattgacTTGTTTCACAAGCAAgtagaaattgaaaatccAAGTGATATCATACAATTTGGTGCAAATTATTTTAACAGAAGATTAGAATTACAAAGAGGTTTTATAAAGaagcaagaaaatttcGCTCTTTCTAAAGGGATCTCTTTGTTTCCAAACGATATGGCTCAGGATCCAATGTCTACAACTCACAGAAGTAGTAGCGCTGTTAATTTTAAGTCTCCATTTGTCGACCAGGATCCACATTCTATCCATTCAGGACCACATAGTAACAATAGTAGTAGTGAACCATTTAAAAGCAATTTTAACGTTACTACTGAATCTAAGAAACGTATAAACTCACCAATGGACCCTTCTCAATCTAATGATGACCCTTCTGCTGGttccaatttcaaaaggTCTTCTCCACATCCTTCTAATTTATCACCAATTCCCGTGCATTTCAACGCTGAAAGACGTACTTCGGTAAGTGGTGAAACTTTGCAGCCAGGTAATTTCGATGATTGGACTCCAGAAcattacaaagaaaagagtgaagaacaattgaaaagattagaaaaatcaatCGGTAAGAATttcttattcaataaattagaCCATGATAACAAGAGACTTGTTATAAACTGtttggaagaaaaacaTGTACCTAAGGAAACCGTGATTATTAAACAAGGTGATCAAGGTGACTATTTCTACATCGTCGAAGATGGTAATGTAGAATTTATTGTTAATGACGCAAAAGTTAGTTCATCAGGTTCTGGTTCTAGTTTCGGTGAATTAGCATTAATGTACAATAGTCCAAGAGCTGCTACAGTAATCGCTACTTCTGATTGTATTCTATGGGCCCTTGATAGATTGACTttcagaaaaattttattaggtagttctttcaagaagagaGTATTATatgatgatttattgaagagCATACCTGttttaaaatctttaaCCACTTATGAACGTGCTAAATTGGCTGATGCATTGGACACAAAATATTACGAACCAGATCAAGTTATCATTAAAGAAGGTGATGTtggtgaaaatttttaccTCATTGAATATGGTGAGTGTCAAGTCACTAGAGAAGACAAAGGTTTATTAACAACTTTACATAAAGGTGATTATTTTGGTGAAGTCGCActattgaatgatttaCCACGTCAAGCCACTGTTACAGCCTCAAAGAAAACCAAAGTTGCTACTCTAGGTAAGAGTGGATTCCAAAGACTCTTAGGTCCAGCTGTAGAAGTActcaaattgaatgatcCTACAAGATCCTCTCGTGAGTAA
- the CST6 gene encoding Cst6p (similar to Saccharomyces cerevisiae ACA1 (YER045C) and CST6 (YIL036W); ancestral locus Anc_7.211) — protein sequence MYSNSNQIPMNYTNTPMFQQQQQQHHLHHLNNNNTGAVLSNLNNDDASQQRPLFGDMIMNSNVLNEHDPRLASHLDLNMSNNKLDPSAKNDIISNNNNTPDLANNATTVTTTNINTNNPVTTSANLHSNSNSSISLHALNTQQQIQKDLNDNNIQNNNNNNSKNNVHNNNNKNQDQGFRNVNSMNKQLYLMTMNNNPHALTDPAIQETLSPFFQPFGVDVSHLPMTNPPIFQSALPVSDEPVRRRRISISNGQIGQLGEDIETVDNIYNTQPPPLPRQYHQNHSRSNSNANGDNHPQNFPINPIPWQNNHNNGSNNNINTNSHDPLYMQQAVPQHQQQYMPQQQRQFNPQFAAQHQQQQYAQQQQKQNHEDYGDEPMPGTTAWKRARLLERNRIAASKCRQRKKIQQLQLQKDFNKLSSENKILKKKLNYYEKLILKFKKFTESHFKNCNFNKNENDDSLKIIQEMLMIDEDIHEINENGIIVKVEKNSSGLLGTDRDV from the coding sequence ATGTACAGTAACAGTAATCAAATCCCTATGAATTATACCAATACTCCAATGtttcaacaacaacaacaacagcatcatcttcatcaccttaataataataataccgGTGCTGTGCTTTCAAATCTAAATAACGATGATGCTAGCCAACAACGACCTTTATTTGGTGACATGATCATGAATTCAAATGTACTAAATGAACATGATCCAAGACTAGCATCTCATTTGGATCTAAACAtgtcaaataataaattagaTCCTTCAgcaaaaaatgatattattagtaataacaataatacaCCAGATCTAGCAAATAATGCCACCACTGTGACCACGACAAATATTAATACCAATAACCCTGTCACTACGAGTGCAAACTTACATAGTAACAGTAATTCAAGTATTTCTTTACACGCACTGAATACACAACAACAAATTCAGAAAGATCtcaatgataataatattcaaaataataataacaataattccaaaaataatgtacataataataataataaaaaccAAGATCAAGGGTTTAGAAAtgtaaattcaatgaacaAACAACTCTATTTAATGacaatgaataataatcCTCACGCTTTAACTGATCCAGCAATTCAAGAAACTTTATCCCCCTTTTTTCAACCTTTCGGTGTTGATGTATCTCATTTACCAATGACTAATCCACCAATCTTTCAGAGTGCTCTACCCGTCTCTGACGAACCTGTAAGGAGAAGACGTAtttctatttcaaatgGTCAAATTGGCCAACTGggtgaagatattgaaactgttgataatatttacaatacTCAACCACCACCTTTACCAAGACAGTATCATCAGAATCATTCTcgttcaaattcaaatgcTAATGGTGATAATCATCCTCAAAATTTCCCTATCAATCCAATACCTTGGCAaaataatcataataatggtagtaataataacattAATACTAATTCTCATGATCCACTCTATATGCAACAGGCTGTACCGCAACACCAACAACAGTATATGCCTCAACAGCAGAGACAGTTTAATCCTCAATTTGCTGCTCAACATCAGCAACAACAGTACGCtcaacaacaacagaaACAAAACCATGAGGACTATGGCGACGAGCCAATGCCAGGCACCACAGCATGGAAACGAGCACGATTGTTGGAAAGAAATAGAATAGCAGCTTCAAAATGTAGACAACGTAAAAAGATTCAACAGTTGCAATTACAAAAAGATTTCAATAAGTTATCTTCTgagaataaaatattaaagaagaaactaaATTATTATGAGAAGctaattttaaaatttaagaaatttacTGAATCTCATTTCAAGAACtgtaattttaataaaaatgaaaatgatgattcattaaaaattattcagGAAATGTTAATGATCGATGAAGATATTcatgaaattaatgaaaatggtatcATTGTTAaagtagaaaaaaattcaagtgGCCTTCTAGGAACTGATAGAGATGTTTGA
- the YKE4 gene encoding Zn(2+) transporter YKE4 (similar to Saccharomyces cerevisiae YKE4 (YIL023C); ancestral locus Anc_7.203) gives MLVRNVSLCIFTLASMAWAHHGHEHGDNHQQSQSMVTLVHYLKNHFFVYDSRLNSMLASAFIQIIPYMLIISMPMLHGNARSISLFVAFALGTLLGDIFLHIIPESDPTLLGNGLFMGFMSFLTLDKISHIMSSNIHSHSHSHSHSHSHGSTSSSSVYLNLITSLIHNVTDGITLATSFYNNTTIGVITTLAILAHEVPHKITDFVIFKKSGFSNFKTYKSLSVNSLGSIFGTMIGCLINEGILNQFNDEFLLPFSAGGFIYLSAVTIVPDLLESGDEHNSKFQELLNWILQMACIVAGFQLMALMAE, from the coding sequence ATGCTGGTCAGAAACGTATCGCTATGTATATTCACTCTCGCTAGCATGGCGTGGGCTCATCATGGTCATGAGCATGGTGACAATCATCAGCAATCTCAGTCCATGGTGACATTGGTCCactatttgaagaatcatttctttgtttATGATTCTCGATTGAATTCAATGCTAGCATCTGCGTTTATCCAGATCATTCCATACATGCTAATTATCTCAATGCCTATGCTTCATGGTAATGCTCGCTCGATCTCTCTGTTCGTCGCTTTTGCATTAGGTACTCTACTAggtgatatttttttacatATTATACCTGAATCAGATCCTACTCTTTTAGGAAATGGCCTATTTATGGGATTTATGTCATTCCTCACTTTGGATAAAATTTCACATATAATGTCATCCAATATTCATTCTCACTCTCATTCTCACTCTCATTCACATTCGCATGGTTCAACTTCATCGTCGTCTGTTTATTTAAATCTAATCACTTCTTTGATCCATAATGTCACAGACGGCATTACTCTCGCGACATCGTTCTATAATAATACCACGATAGGTGTGATCACTACATTAGCCATATTGGCGCATGAAGTGCCCCACAAGATCACTGACTTtgtcattttcaagaaatcaGGATTCAGTAATTTCAAAACCTACAAATCCCTATCCGTCAATTCTCTAGGCAGCATATTCGGCACCATGATCGGATGTCTAATCAACGAAGGCATCCTaaatcaattcaatgaCGAATTTCTACTACCATTTAGTGCTGGTGGATTCATATATTTGAGTGCCGTTACTATTGTACCCGATTTATTGGAATCCGGTGATGAGCACAATtccaaatttcaagaacttCTCAATTGGATCTTACAAATGGCATGCATCGTTGCAGGATTCCAATTGATGGCCTTAATGGCAGAATAG
- the ATG45 gene encoding Atg45p (similar to Saccharomyces cerevisiae YIL024C; ancestral locus Anc_7.202), with amino-acid sequence MAGVIKLTIPVVEISKELGHDITSIRITGDFDNWEHTDSRYINLIDPAYDTVDFEIESPVDCQQNLNFKFIIDDKEWITTGLFNKMRDVSGNLNNSIKAIDYLETTTDFINISSMSELSSTEEINFNKEDEDTILQNDEFSSTQSSSNYYNRKDKLRGIVSFARNMVSYWHKK; translated from the coding sequence ATGGCGGGAGTAATCAAGTTGACGATACCAGTTGTTGAAATTTCGAAAGAATTGGGCCATGATATAACTTCTATCAGAATCACGGgagattttgataattggGAACATACTGACTCAAGATATATCAACTTGATTGATCCTGCATATGATACcgttgattttgaaattgaatcacCCGTAGATTGccaacaaaatttgaactttaaatttattattgacGATAAAGAATGGATAACAACCGGATTATTTAATAAGATGCGTGATGTCAGTGGCAATTTGAACAATTCTATTAAAGCAATTGACTATTTGGAAACTACAACGgattttattaatatatCTTCGATGAGTGAACTGAGTAGCactgaagaaataaattttaataaagaGGACGAAGATActattttacaaaatgacGAATTTTCAAGTACACAGTCTTCAAGTAACTACTACAATAGGAAGGATAAGTTACGAGGAATTGTCAGTTTTGCAAGAAATATGGTGTCATATTGGCACAAGAAGTAA
- the CKA1 gene encoding casein kinase 2 catalytic subunit CKA1 (similar to Saccharomyces cerevisiae CKA1 (YIL035C); ancestral locus Anc_7.209), translated as MKSRIWSESRVYTNVNKQKDQEYWDYENTSIEWSTNNEEYEIETKVGRGKYSEVFQGVQLKSGKLIVIKMLKPVKKEKIKREIKILSNLSNETTPPTSLEFKIDNYYSNKKESVLKFKRDYIYELSHNGHENIIQLFDIIKDPISKTPALVFEYVNNIDFRILYPKLTDLEIRYYMFELLKALDYCHSMGIMHRDVKPHNVMIDHKARKLRLIDWGLAEFYHANMEYNVRVASRFFKGPELLVDYRMYDYSLDMWSFGTMLASMIFQKEPFFHGTSNTDQLVKIVRVLGSDDFERYLNKYEIVLPREFHDMDQYIRRPWYRFINDTNKHLSGNEEIIDLIDNLLRYDHQERLTAKEAMGHKWFEPVR; from the coding sequence ATGAAAAGTAGAATATGGTCGGAATCAAGAGTATACACGAACGTTAATAAGCAGAAGGACCAAGAGTATTGGGATTATGAAAATACCTCAATTGAATGGTCGACAAACAATGAAGAgtatgaaattgaaacaaaagtAGGTCGTGGTAAATATTCTGAAGTGTTTCAAGGTGTTCAACTGAAAAGTGGTAAATTAATTGTTATAAAGATGTTGAAACCTgttaaaaaagaaaaaattaagagggaaatcaaaattttatcaaatttatctaATGAAACGACACCACCAACGAGCcttgaattcaaaattgacaATTATTACAGcaataaaaaggaaagcGTCTTAAAGTTCAAAAGGGATTACATATATGAGTTATCGCATAATGGacatgaaaatataattcaactatttgatataataaaagatCCAATTTCGAAGACGCCTGCATTGGTTTTTGAATACGTTAACAATATTGATTTCCGTATTTTATATCCTAAATTAACAGACTTAGAGATTAGATATTACATGTTTGAATTGTTGAAAGCTTTAGATTATTGTCATTCAATGGGAATAATGCACAGGGATGTCAAGCCTCATAATGTGATGATCGATCACAAGGCCCGTAAATTAAGATTAATTGATTGGGGGCTTGCTGAATTTTATCATGCGAATATGGAATATAATGTTCGTGTTGCATctagatttttcaaaggcCCGGAATTATTAGTTGATTATAGAATGTACGATTATTCGTTGGATATGTGGTCATTTGGTACAATGTTAGCTTCGATGATTTTCCAGAAGGAACCGTTTTTCCATGGTACAAGTAATACAGATCAATTGGTTAAAATAGTTAGAGTATTAGGAAgtgatgattttgaaagatatttgaataaatatgaGATTGTATTACCAAGAGAATTTCACGACATGGATCAATATATTAGAAGACCATGGTATAGGTTTATAAATGACACTAATAAGCATTTGAGTGGgaatgaagaaattattgatttaatCGATAATTTATTAAGATATGATCACCAAGAGAGATTAACCGCAAAAGAAGCGATGGGACACAAATGGTTTGAACCAGTTAGGTGA